In the Rhizobium sp. CB3090 genome, one interval contains:
- the infA gene encoding translation initiation factor IF-1, whose protein sequence is MPKEEVLEFPGVVTELLPNATFRVKLENEHEIIAHTAGRMRKNRIRVLAGDKVLVEMTPYDLTKGRITYRFK, encoded by the coding sequence ATGCCGAAAGAAGAAGTCCTTGAATTTCCCGGTGTCGTCACCGAATTGCTGCCGAACGCGACCTTCCGCGTGAAGCTGGAAAACGAGCATGAGATCATCGCTCACACCGCCGGCCGCATGCGCAAGAACCGCATCCGCGTTCTCGCCGGCGACAAGGTGCTCGTGGAAATGACACCCTACGACCTGACCAAGGGCCGCATCACCTATCGTTTCAAGTAG
- a CDS encoding SpoVR family protein yields the protein MAKASMERLFEGADWDFGTIQRIHNACERIAIGELGLDVYPNQIEIITAEQMLDVYSSIGMPLFYKHWSFGKHFAHHEAFYRKGLRGLAYEIVINSSPCISYLMEENTATMQALVVAHAAFGHNHFFKNNYLFKLWTDAEGILDYLNFAKGYIARCEERYGHAAVERTLDAAHALMSHGVHRYAGKKTLDLRDEERRERERREYDERIFNDLWRTVPVVKGKKAPDLDLEHRRSLTGLPQENILYFLEKMAPRMKPWQREILRIVRHVAQYFYPQSQTKVMNEGTATYVHYRIMTRLHELGGIGDGDFLEFLKSHTNVVFQPSFNDPRFSGFNPYALGFAMMQDIERIVTKPKDEDRNWFPDIAGTGDVMAVLRDLWANYRDESFVSQFLSPHLMRKMRMFHLTDDPEEEEGLLVAAIHDERGYKRIRRELARQYDVGWIDPHIEIVDVDLAGDRRLMLKHTVLNGGVLEDIDAKRVLQHLADLWSYDVLLQEVDRSGSVLRDHLVHPRPSAIAA from the coding sequence ATGGCAAAGGCGTCGATGGAGCGGCTTTTCGAGGGTGCGGACTGGGATTTCGGCACCATCCAGCGGATCCACAATGCCTGCGAGCGAATCGCCATCGGCGAGCTCGGCCTTGATGTCTATCCCAACCAAATCGAGATCATCACCGCCGAACAGATGCTCGATGTCTATTCCTCGATCGGTATGCCGCTGTTCTACAAGCATTGGTCCTTCGGCAAGCATTTCGCGCATCACGAGGCTTTTTATCGCAAAGGTCTGCGCGGCCTTGCCTACGAGATCGTCATCAACAGCTCGCCTTGCATCTCCTATCTGATGGAGGAGAATACGGCGACGATGCAGGCGCTGGTGGTCGCCCACGCCGCCTTCGGGCACAATCATTTTTTCAAGAACAATTACCTGTTCAAGCTCTGGACGGATGCGGAGGGTATTCTCGACTACCTCAACTTCGCCAAGGGTTATATCGCCCGTTGCGAGGAGCGCTATGGTCATGCCGCCGTGGAGCGGACGCTGGATGCGGCGCATGCGCTGATGTCGCACGGCGTCCATCGCTATGCTGGCAAGAAGACGCTCGATCTTCGCGACGAGGAAAGGCGCGAGCGCGAGCGGCGCGAATATGACGAGCGGATCTTCAACGATCTCTGGCGCACGGTTCCAGTCGTAAAGGGCAAGAAGGCGCCCGACCTCGATTTGGAACACCGGCGTTCGCTCACCGGCCTGCCGCAGGAGAATATCCTTTATTTCCTGGAGAAGATGGCGCCGCGGATGAAGCCGTGGCAGCGGGAAATCCTGCGCATCGTCCGGCATGTGGCGCAATATTTTTACCCGCAAAGCCAGACCAAGGTCATGAACGAGGGTACGGCGACCTATGTGCACTATCGTATCATGACGCGGCTGCACGAGCTTGGCGGTATCGGTGACGGCGATTTCCTCGAATTCCTGAAATCGCACACCAATGTCGTCTTCCAACCTTCCTTCAACGATCCGCGTTTTTCCGGCTTCAATCCTTACGCGCTCGGTTTCGCCATGATGCAGGATATCGAGCGGATCGTGACGAAGCCGAAGGATGAGGATCGGAATTGGTTTCCTGATATCGCCGGGACTGGCGATGTCATGGCGGTGCTGCGCGATCTCTGGGCTAATTACCGAGATGAGAGTTTCGTATCGCAGTTCCTCAGCCCGCATCTGATGCGCAAAATGCGCATGTTCCACCTCACGGACGATCCGGAAGAGGAGGAGGGATTGCTGGTGGCGGCAATCCATGACGAGCGCGGCTACAAGCGCATTCGGCGCGAACTGGCACGGCAATATGATGTTGGTTGGATCGATCCGCATATCGAGATCGTCGATGTCGATCTTGCCGGCGACCGGCGGCTCATGCTGAAGCATACGGTGCTGAATGGCGGCGTGTTAGAGGATATCGATGCCAAGCGCGTGCTGCAGCATCTTGCCGATCTCTGGAGCTATGACGTGCTGCTGCAGGAGGTCGACCGCTCCGGCTCCGTACTTCGCGACCACCTCGTCCATCCGCGTCCGTCGGCCATTGCCGCTTGA
- the hisD gene encoding histidinol dehydrogenase, which yields MAIWLDQASEGFEQQFAAFLTTKREVSEDVNAVVRAIIDDVRARGDAALADYSKKFEGIDFATTPMRVSEAEIDAAVAAVPAEVLGALKVAATRIESHHRRQLPKDDIYEDDLGVGLGSRWTAIEAVGLYVPGGTASYPSSVLMNAVPAKVAGVDRVVIAVPTMKGAVNPAVLAAARMAGVEEIYRIGGAQAIAALAYGTETIAPVAKITGPGNAYVAAAKRQVFGTVGIDMIAGPSEVLVIADKHNDPDWLAADLLAQAEHDEGAQSILITDDAAFGKAVEGAVERQLKQLSRSQTAAASWRDFGAIILVSDLKQAIPLANRIAAEHVELAVDDPDALLAGIRNAGAIFVGRHTPEVIGDYVGGSNHVLPTARSARFSSGLSVLDFVKRTSILRLGPEQLRTLGPAAIALANSEGLDAHARSVAIRLNLEG from the coding sequence TTGGCTATCTGGCTGGATCAGGCATCGGAAGGTTTCGAGCAGCAGTTTGCCGCTTTTCTGACGACCAAGCGGGAAGTGTCCGAGGATGTGAACGCCGTCGTACGCGCCATCATCGATGATGTGCGGGCGCGGGGCGATGCGGCTCTTGCCGATTATTCCAAGAAGTTCGAGGGCATCGATTTCGCGACGACGCCGATGCGCGTCAGCGAAGCGGAGATCGATGCGGCTGTTGCCGCCGTCCCTGCCGAAGTGCTGGGCGCGCTCAAGGTCGCCGCCACCCGTATCGAATCGCATCATCGCCGGCAATTGCCGAAGGACGATATCTATGAGGACGATCTCGGCGTCGGTCTCGGCTCGCGCTGGACGGCGATCGAAGCCGTCGGCCTCTATGTGCCCGGCGGCACGGCGAGCTATCCGAGCTCGGTGCTGATGAATGCCGTGCCGGCCAAGGTCGCCGGCGTCGACCGCGTCGTCATCGCCGTGCCGACCATGAAGGGCGCGGTCAATCCGGCTGTGCTTGCAGCGGCCCGCATGGCCGGCGTCGAGGAAATCTACCGCATCGGCGGGGCGCAGGCGATTGCGGCGCTTGCCTATGGAACCGAGACGATTGCCCCGGTCGCCAAGATCACCGGTCCCGGCAATGCCTATGTCGCCGCCGCCAAGCGGCAGGTTTTCGGCACCGTCGGCATCGACATGATTGCTGGTCCGTCGGAAGTGCTCGTCATTGCCGACAAGCACAATGATCCGGATTGGCTGGCCGCCGATCTTCTGGCGCAGGCGGAGCACGACGAGGGCGCGCAGTCGATCCTGATTACGGACGATGCTGCATTCGGCAAGGCCGTGGAAGGCGCGGTCGAGCGCCAGCTCAAGCAACTCAGCCGATCGCAGACGGCGGCTGCAAGCTGGCGGGATTTCGGCGCCATCATCCTGGTTTCCGACCTGAAGCAGGCCATTCCCCTCGCCAACCGCATCGCCGCCGAACATGTCGAGCTCGCTGTCGACGATCCGGATGCGCTGCTTGCCGGCATTCGCAATGCCGGCGCGATTTTCGTCGGCCGTCATACGCCGGAAGTGATCGGCGATTATGTCGGCGGCTCCAACCATGTGCTGCCGACCGCCCGCTCCGCGCGCTTCTCGTCCGGGCTCTCGGTGCTTGATTTCGTCAAGCGCACCTCGATCCTGAGGCTCGGTCCCGAGCAATTGCGCACGCTTGGACCGGCGGCAATCGCGCTCGCCAATTCCGAAGGGCTCGATGCCCATGCGCGGTCCGTTGCGATCCGCCTCAATCTCGAAGGGTAG
- a CDS encoding ROK family protein, with amino-acid sequence MIVSFDIGGSAIKGGIAYSMTDITPLARRPTPKYDFGAFVAALRAVIAEAGEKPDCISFSIAGVVDPDTQALICANIPCIDGRRLAAELETELGYPVLIANDADCFAMAEAMSGAGRCHRIVFGAILGTGVGGGLVADGRLVNAAGGFAGEWGHGPIIASFAGHPPAVIPAYPCGCGQMGCVDTIGGARGVERLHKTLHGLEFSSEEIIGQWLDGDAKAERTIDILVDLVASPLALTINITGATIVPVGGGLSNVEPLLARLDAAVRSRILRKFDRPLVVPSECKVEPGLIGAALLGLKFAEEQSHAA; translated from the coding sequence ATGATCGTTTCTTTCGATATCGGGGGCTCTGCCATCAAGGGCGGCATCGCCTATTCCATGACGGACATCACGCCGCTCGCCCGCCGCCCGACGCCAAAGTATGATTTCGGCGCATTCGTCGCGGCCTTGCGCGCCGTCATCGCCGAAGCCGGCGAGAAGCCTGACTGCATTTCCTTTTCCATTGCCGGCGTCGTGGACCCCGATACGCAGGCGCTCATCTGTGCCAACATTCCCTGCATCGATGGCCGTCGCCTTGCCGCCGAACTGGAAACGGAACTCGGCTATCCCGTCCTGATCGCCAACGATGCCGATTGCTTTGCTATGGCGGAAGCGATGTCCGGCGCGGGGCGCTGCCACCGCATTGTCTTCGGCGCTATTCTCGGCACCGGCGTCGGCGGCGGCCTTGTGGCGGATGGCCGTCTCGTCAACGCTGCCGGCGGCTTTGCCGGCGAGTGGGGCCACGGGCCGATCATCGCCTCCTTCGCCGGTCATCCGCCGGCTGTCATTCCCGCCTATCCCTGTGGCTGCGGTCAGATGGGCTGCGTCGACACCATCGGCGGCGCTCGCGGCGTCGAGCGCCTGCACAAGACCCTGCATGGGTTGGAATTTTCCAGCGAGGAGATCATCGGGCAATGGCTTGATGGCGACGCCAAGGCGGAACGGACGATCGATATCCTCGTCGATCTCGTCGCCTCACCTCTGGCGTTGACCATCAACATCACCGGCGCGACCATCGTCCCGGTCGGCGGCGGCCTTTCCAATGTCGAGCCCCTGCTGGCGCGGCTGGACGCGGCGGTGCGCTCACGCATCCTCCGCAAGTTCGACCGCCCGCTCGTCGTGCCGAGCGAATGCAAGGTCGAACCCGGGCTGATCGGCGCGGCATTGCTGGGACTGAAATTTGCCGAAGAGCAAAGCCATGCTGCTTGA
- a CDS encoding YeaH/YhbH family protein encodes MHIVDRRLNPGGKSLENRQRFLRRAKALVQRAVYESSQNRDIQDILKGGEISIPIDGTEEPRFHRGPEGLHEHILPGNKDFLEGDILPRPESGGGRGRAGGEGSGEDAFRFILTREEFLDLFLDDLELPDLAKKRLTTTDQPNPVRSGYSVTGSPANLAINRTMRLAMMRRVALHRPKPETVAELIAEAAECKDEERRAALEAEIKVLESKVRRIPYIDPIDIRYRRFENEPKPVAQAVMFCLMDVSGSMSEHMKDLAKRFYMLLYIFLTRQYRRVEIVFIRHTDVAEEVDEETFFRSPATGGTQVSSALEAMRRIVHDRFPPSDWNIYAAQASDGDNAYSDNATAAALLTGAILPVSQYFAYLEVGEARSVAISSGSALWSLYERIQVGWPVLSMRRVSDRSQIYPVFHDLFQRRAAETRSG; translated from the coding sequence ATGCACATTGTTGACCGGCGCCTGAATCCAGGCGGCAAAAGTCTAGAAAATCGTCAACGGTTTTTGCGAAGAGCAAAAGCGCTGGTGCAGAGGGCGGTCTACGAATCCTCTCAAAATCGCGACATTCAGGACATTCTGAAGGGCGGCGAGATCAGCATTCCCATCGATGGAACCGAGGAACCCCGGTTCCATCGCGGCCCGGAGGGCCTGCATGAGCATATCCTTCCCGGCAATAAGGACTTCCTTGAGGGCGATATCCTTCCGCGGCCGGAGAGCGGTGGGGGAAGGGGGCGAGCAGGCGGCGAGGGCAGCGGCGAAGACGCCTTCCGCTTCATTCTCACCCGCGAGGAATTCCTCGACCTTTTCCTTGACGATCTTGAACTTCCCGATCTTGCCAAGAAGCGACTGACGACGACCGATCAGCCCAATCCTGTACGCTCGGGCTATTCGGTCACGGGGTCGCCGGCTAATCTTGCCATCAACCGCACTATGCGGCTGGCGATGATGCGGCGCGTGGCTCTGCACCGTCCGAAGCCCGAGACCGTCGCCGAGCTGATCGCGGAGGCGGCCGAATGCAAGGATGAGGAGCGCCGCGCTGCGCTCGAGGCCGAGATCAAGGTGCTGGAATCGAAGGTCCGGCGCATTCCCTACATCGACCCGATCGACATCCGCTACCGCCGTTTCGAGAACGAGCCGAAGCCGGTGGCCCAAGCCGTGATGTTCTGCCTGATGGACGTCTCCGGCTCGATGTCGGAGCACATGAAGGATCTCGCCAAGCGCTTCTACATGCTGCTCTACATTTTCCTGACGAGGCAGTATCGCCGCGTCGAGATCGTCTTCATCCGTCATACGGATGTGGCTGAAGAGGTGGATGAGGAAACGTTCTTCCGCAGCCCGGCGACCGGTGGCACACAGGTGTCGAGCGCCCTCGAAGCCATGCGGCGGATCGTTCACGATCGTTTTCCGCCATCGGACTGGAACATCTATGCGGCGCAGGCGTCGGATGGCGATAATGCCTATTCGGACAATGCGACGGCGGCGGCGCTCCTCACTGGCGCCATCCTGCCGGTCAGCCAGTATTTCGCCTATCTGGAGGTGGGGGAGGCGAGGAGCGTCGCGATCTCTTCCGGTTCGGCGCTGTGGTCGCTCTATGAGCGAATTCAGGTGGGCTGGCCGGTGCTGTCGATGCGACGGGTCAGCGATCGCAGCCAGATTTACCCGGTCTTCCATGATCTTTTTCAGCGCCGGGCGGCGGAAACCAGGAGCGGATAA
- the yacG gene encoding DNA gyrase inhibitor YacG: MADDNRIKMGAKIEPLRKTRACSECGRPSVREHYPFCSDRCRSLDLSRWLNGSYAIPVAEDETKASDEE, from the coding sequence ATGGCGGACGATAACAGGATCAAGATGGGCGCAAAGATCGAGCCGCTGCGCAAGACACGAGCTTGCTCGGAATGCGGTCGGCCCTCGGTGCGCGAGCATTATCCCTTCTGTTCGGATCGTTGCCGCTCACTCGATCTGTCGCGATGGCTGAACGGCTCCTATGCCATTCCCGTTGCGGAGGACGAGACCAAGGCCTCCGACGAGGAATAG
- a CDS encoding DUF6030 family protein, whose product MSVAPPRKKSRAVFWIAAIVIGSIILATAFLANDMRNLRALDARYHLDLFKGSAQQPSRPVVTTADPQTAPAQTANSKPAEIAGAKTAPANPGTTTAAPAQKQVTAAKKPAAAKPPPARRSHIFDPPVDPLRGAFVRSWRIMGQTLCADLSKSGLSVGEWRQSALGAGTFECSYEIQKGGNGDPNAASFFIIVRGTPTGELDNIRIKVIMPDNADGRAIGETFVDAVVLLLTETRWLDFQTALEAIGKLQDVTLEAFGAKLAFFREFRNDRSFNLQLGLERKAPEQIRTAIVFDKARWTLPSPPAK is encoded by the coding sequence ATGTCGGTCGCGCCACCTCGCAAGAAAAGCAGGGCTGTCTTCTGGATTGCGGCGATCGTCATCGGCTCGATCATTTTGGCCACGGCGTTTCTTGCCAACGACATGCGTAATCTGAGAGCGCTTGATGCCCGCTACCATCTCGATCTTTTCAAGGGGTCAGCGCAGCAGCCCTCCCGCCCCGTCGTGACAACAGCCGACCCACAAACCGCCCCCGCCCAAACTGCCAATTCGAAACCAGCCGAAATCGCCGGCGCGAAGACTGCGCCGGCCAATCCAGGGACGACGACAGCCGCACCAGCACAAAAGCAGGTCACAGCTGCCAAAAAACCGGCAGCGGCGAAGCCGCCGCCGGCCCGGCGCTCCCACATATTCGACCCGCCCGTCGATCCCCTGCGCGGCGCATTCGTACGAAGCTGGCGAATAATGGGCCAGACGCTCTGCGCCGACCTTTCGAAGTCCGGCCTGTCCGTCGGCGAATGGCGGCAGAGCGCACTTGGCGCCGGAACCTTCGAATGCAGCTACGAGATCCAGAAGGGCGGCAACGGGGATCCCAACGCCGCGTCCTTCTTCATTATCGTTCGAGGCACGCCGACCGGAGAACTCGACAATATCCGCATCAAGGTGATCATGCCCGACAATGCCGACGGCCGGGCGATCGGCGAGACATTCGTCGACGCCGTCGTGCTGCTGCTGACCGAAACCCGCTGGCTCGACTTCCAGACGGCACTCGAAGCGATCGGCAAACTGCAGGACGTGACGCTGGAAGCTTTCGGTGCAAAGCTCGCCTTCTTCCGGGAGTTCCGCAACGACAGGAGTTTTAATCTTCAGCTAGGGCTGGAGAGAAAAGCGCCGGAACAGATCCGCACCGCCATCGTCTTCGACAAGGCACGCTGGACGCTCCCGTCGCCACCTGCAAAATAG
- a CDS encoding PrkA family serine protein kinase, with protein sequence MLNNDVLFNTFARSFEARREVEMSFSEYLEACRDDVLMYANASERLLAAMGEPLLIDTAKDTRLGRIFMNRTIRTYPAFSGFFGMEETIERIVAFFRHAAQGLEERKQILYLLGPVGGGKSSLAERLKSLMEVHPIYVLKAGNELSPVFESPLSLFDPVTMGPMVEERYGIPRRRLTGLMSPWCLKRLEEFEGDISRFRVVRIQPSRLRQIAVAKTEPGDENNQDISSLVGKVDIRKLESLAQNDPDAYSYSGALNRANQGILEFVEMFKAPIKMLHPLLTATQEGNYIGTENIGAIPFSGIILAHSNESEWQSFKANKNNEAFIDRICVVKVPYCLRVTEEQKIYEKLIEESELSDAPCAPSTLETLARFTVLTRLAKHENSTAFSKLRVYDGESLKETDPRARSVQEYRDAAGVDEGMDGASTRFAFKVLAATFNYDTTEIGADPVHLMYMLEQAIRREQLPLETEKLYIEFIKSELAPRYAEFIGHEIQKAYLESYADYGQNLFDRYVDYADAWIEDVDFKDPDTGQLLDRELLNQELTKIEKPAGIANPKDFRNEIVKFCLRARASHGGKNPSWTSYEKIREVIEKRMFSQVEDLLPVISFGSKKDGETEKKHGEFVERMMARGYTERQVRRLVEWYMRVKQAG encoded by the coding sequence ATGTTAAACAACGATGTGCTATTCAACACGTTCGCCCGTTCTTTCGAAGCACGGCGCGAAGTCGAGATGTCATTCTCCGAATACCTGGAAGCGTGCCGGGATGATGTGCTCATGTACGCGAATGCGTCGGAGCGCCTGCTGGCCGCGATGGGTGAACCGCTGCTGATCGATACGGCCAAGGATACCCGCCTCGGGCGTATCTTCATGAACCGAACCATCCGGACCTATCCGGCTTTTTCGGGCTTCTTCGGCATGGAAGAGACGATCGAACGCATTGTCGCCTTCTTCCGCCATGCGGCGCAGGGGTTGGAGGAGCGTAAGCAGATCCTCTACCTGCTCGGCCCCGTCGGCGGAGGTAAATCCTCGCTTGCCGAGCGGCTGAAATCGCTGATGGAGGTCCACCCGATCTATGTGCTGAAGGCCGGAAATGAGCTCAGTCCGGTGTTCGAAAGTCCGCTCAGTCTATTCGATCCCGTGACGATGGGGCCGATGGTCGAGGAGCGCTACGGCATCCCTCGCAGGCGTCTGACCGGGCTGATGAGCCCGTGGTGCCTGAAGCGGCTGGAAGAGTTCGAGGGCGATATTTCCCGCTTCCGCGTGGTCAGGATACAGCCGTCCAGGCTGCGACAAATCGCCGTCGCCAAGACCGAACCGGGTGATGAGAACAACCAGGACATTTCTTCGCTGGTCGGCAAGGTCGATATCCGCAAACTCGAAAGCCTGGCGCAGAACGATCCCGATGCCTACAGCTATTCCGGTGCGCTCAATCGCGCCAACCAGGGCATTCTCGAATTCGTCGAGATGTTCAAGGCGCCGATCAAGATGTTGCATCCGTTGCTGACGGCAACGCAGGAGGGCAATTATATCGGTACCGAGAATATCGGCGCCATTCCCTTCTCGGGAATCATTCTCGCTCACTCGAACGAGTCGGAATGGCAGAGCTTCAAGGCCAACAAGAACAATGAGGCCTTCATCGACCGCATCTGCGTCGTGAAGGTGCCCTATTGCCTACGGGTCACCGAAGAGCAGAAGATCTACGAGAAACTGATCGAGGAATCCGAGCTCAGCGACGCGCCCTGCGCGCCGTCGACGCTGGAGACGCTTGCCCGCTTCACGGTTCTCACAAGGCTTGCCAAGCACGAGAACTCGACCGCCTTCTCCAAGCTTCGTGTCTATGACGGCGAAAGCCTGAAGGAGACCGATCCGAGGGCGCGCAGCGTGCAGGAGTATCGCGATGCGGCCGGTGTCGACGAAGGCATGGACGGGGCCTCGACACGCTTCGCCTTCAAGGTGCTGGCGGCGACCTTCAACTACGATACGACGGAGATCGGTGCCGATCCGGTGCATCTGATGTATATGCTGGAGCAGGCGATCCGCCGCGAGCAACTGCCGCTCGAAACCGAAAAGCTCTATATAGAGTTCATCAAGAGCGAGCTTGCACCGCGCTATGCGGAATTTATTGGACATGAGATTCAAAAGGCCTATCTGGAATCCTATGCGGATTACGGCCAGAATCTCTTTGACCGATATGTCGATTATGCCGATGCCTGGATCGAGGATGTCGATTTCAAGGACCCGGATACCGGCCAGCTTCTGGACCGAGAGCTTCTCAACCAGGAACTGACCAAAATCGAAAAGCCGGCGGGTATCGCCAATCCCAAAGACTTCCGCAACGAGATTGTGAAGTTCTGCCTGCGGGCGCGGGCAAGCCACGGCGGTAAGAATCCGTCCTGGACCAGTTACGAGAAGATTCGCGAAGTCATCGAAAAGCGAATGTTCTCCCAGGTCGAGGACCTCCTGCCGGTGATCTCGTTCGGATCCAAGAAGGATGGCGAGACGGAAAAGAAACATGGCGAATTCGTCGAACGCATGATGGCGCGCGGCTATACCGAGCGTCAGGTTCGGCGGCTTGTGGAATGGTACATGCGTGTGAAACAGGCAGGATGA
- a CDS encoding copper homeostasis protein CutC, translating to MLLEVCVEDIAGLNAAIAGGADRIELCSALAVGGLTPSAGLMLAAARAPIPAYAMIRPRAGSFVYSADELDVMKSDIDAARHAGLAGVVLGASLPDGRLDSDTLRALVAHAGSLGKTLHRAFDLVPDIEEAVELAISLGFERILTSGCEKTAVEGAGALEQAIAIAAGRIAIMPGSGVNIRTIGKLWPRLAISEIHASCSVADPETDERLLAFGFSTPAVRRTDAATVRALKAYFA from the coding sequence ATGCTGCTTGAGGTCTGCGTCGAGGATATTGCCGGCCTCAACGCCGCCATTGCGGGCGGCGCAGATCGCATCGAGCTTTGCAGCGCCCTTGCCGTCGGAGGCCTGACGCCGAGTGCCGGCCTGATGTTGGCGGCGGCGCGTGCGCCCATCCCCGCCTATGCCATGATCCGCCCGCGCGCCGGCAGCTTCGTCTACTCAGCCGATGAGCTGGATGTCATGAAGAGCGATATCGATGCTGCCCGCCACGCAGGTCTAGCGGGCGTCGTGCTCGGCGCCTCCCTGCCGGACGGCCGCCTGGACAGCGATACGCTCCGCGCGCTTGTCGCCCATGCCGGAAGCCTCGGCAAGACATTGCATCGCGCCTTCGATCTCGTTCCCGATATCGAAGAGGCAGTGGAGCTCGCCATATCCCTCGGCTTCGAGCGCATTCTGACCTCGGGCTGCGAGAAGACAGCCGTGGAAGGCGCCGGCGCATTGGAACAGGCGATCGCCATTGCCGCCGGCCGCATCGCCATCATGCCCGGCTCGGGCGTCAACATCAGAACGATCGGCAAGCTCTGGCCGCGACTGGCGATTAGCGAAATCCATGCGTCCTGTTCCGTTGCCGATCCTGAGACGGATGAACGCCTGCTCGCCTTCGGATTTTCGACCCCAGCGGTGCGCCGCACCGACGCTGCGACCGTCAGGGCGCTCAAGGCATATTTCGCCTGA
- a CDS encoding Maf-like protein: protein MALKHKLILASGSPRRVDLLHQAGIEAARLMPMDIDEAPKKSEHPRSLARRLSSEKGEAAFAAVKGDVAWQGSYILAADTVVAVGRRILPKAEFVDEASSALHLLSGRSHVVYTGICLITPDRKLRQKVVETKVRFKRLSGKDIDMYLASGQWRGKAGAYGIQGLAGSFVQKLIGSYTNVVGLPLYETMLLLAGEGFDVYAEWQEG, encoded by the coding sequence ATGGCGCTGAAACACAAGCTGATACTGGCCTCCGGATCGCCGCGCCGCGTCGATCTCCTGCATCAGGCGGGGATCGAAGCGGCACGCCTGATGCCCATGGATATCGATGAGGCTCCGAAGAAGTCGGAGCACCCGCGCTCGCTGGCACGCCGGCTTTCGTCGGAAAAGGGCGAGGCGGCGTTCGCGGCGGTGAAGGGTGATGTCGCATGGCAGGGAAGCTATATCCTTGCCGCAGATACGGTCGTCGCTGTTGGACGGCGGATCCTGCCGAAAGCGGAATTCGTCGACGAGGCGTCTTCGGCGCTGCATCTGCTCTCCGGCCGCAGCCATGTCGTCTATACCGGCATCTGCCTGATCACACCGGACCGCAAGCTGCGCCAGAAGGTGGTCGAGACCAAGGTCCGCTTCAAGCGGCTGTCCGGCAAGGATATCGACATGTATCTCGCCTCCGGCCAGTGGCGGGGCAAGGCCGGCGCCTACGGCATACAGGGGCTTGCGGGCTCTTTCGTACAGAAGCTGATCGGCTCCTATACGAATGTCGTTGGTTTGCCACTTTATGAAACCATGCTGCTTCTCGCGGGCGAAGGATTTGACGTCTACGCGGAATGGCAGGAAGGATGA
- a CDS encoding low molecular weight phosphatase family protein, with protein sequence MEQPKAIEHNGKAPGAILFMCGLNTIRSPMAEAIARGMLPQGTYVASAGVRAGERNPFVDVVLSEIGLSLGRRQPQTLEELEDDFFDVIITLSPEAHHAALELTRANAIDVIYWPTIDPSVAGGTREQILNAYREVRDNLLGMIESRLVEHRGSL encoded by the coding sequence ATGGAACAGCCGAAAGCCATCGAACATAACGGAAAGGCGCCGGGCGCCATTCTCTTCATGTGCGGACTAAACACGATCCGCTCGCCGATGGCCGAAGCGATCGCGCGCGGAATGCTGCCGCAGGGCACCTATGTCGCCTCGGCCGGCGTCCGTGCCGGCGAGCGCAATCCCTTCGTCGATGTCGTGCTGAGCGAAATCGGTCTCTCGCTCGGACGGCGGCAGCCCCAGACTCTGGAGGAGCTGGAGGATGATTTCTTCGATGTCATCATCACGCTTTCTCCCGAAGCGCATCATGCGGCCCTGGAACTGACGCGCGCCAATGCCATCGACGTCATCTATTGGCCGACCATCGATCCCTCGGTTGCGGGCGGCACGCGCGAGCAGATCCTCAATGCCTATCGCGAGGTGAGAGACAATCTTCTCGGCATGATCGAAAGCCGGTTGGTCGAGCATCGCGGCTCTCTTTAG
- a CDS encoding UPF0262 family protein, with protein MTDSVFRLSDVVLDDTIGRSTPDVEHERAVAIFDLIEENSFEPVGHNGGPYRLNLSLVDQKLVFDIRTEAGGVVATHILSLTPFRRIVKDYFMICESYYEAIRSATPSRIEAIDMGRRGIHNEGSRTLMDRLKGKIIVDFDTARRLFTLVCVLYWRG; from the coding sequence ATGACTGACAGCGTCTTCCGGCTGAGCGACGTGGTCTTGGACGACACGATCGGCCGTTCGACGCCCGACGTCGAGCATGAGCGCGCCGTCGCGATTTTCGACCTGATCGAGGAAAACAGTTTTGAGCCTGTCGGCCATAACGGCGGGCCTTATCGCTTGAACCTGTCCCTGGTCGATCAGAAGCTCGTCTTCGATATCCGCACGGAAGCGGGGGGCGTCGTCGCCACCCATATCCTGTCGCTGACGCCGTTCCGGCGGATCGTGAAGGACTACTTCATGATCTGCGAAAGCTATTACGAGGCCATCCGCTCGGCCACCCCCAGCCGCATCGAAGCCATCGACATGGGCCGCCGCGGCATTCACAATGAGGGCTCGCGGACGCTGATGGACCGGCTGAAGGGCAAGATCATCGTGGATTTCGACACGGCCCGGCGGCTTTTCACACTCGTCTGCGTGCTCTACTGGCGCGGGTAA